atagttcatccagaactcctcgcaaatcagaGAAACCTTtatgactttgacccagcaaggggtggcccctGGCTGGGAAGTTAAACGAGAataagaaaccttggagattccaagtgagagaccaagttctttaggaaaactcactatTAGAAATGGCCTAATGCGCTTCGCTtcacgtggaaagctaaatccaagttagtcagGACCTCCgtgattcttaccagaatcggtcctgtacctcgCAGACTAAACCTACTCCGCAAACtcggtaacgtacattttacccttcgtgtctcgatcttgaaacagtacctttccgttaggacacTCGTAAGCCATTCGACGAGgtcgagattaacgagatcctcgccttcgtactagaaccgtagtgaccctcgaccgagaggtcaagcggacgaagcaacgtcgcCGCCCGTTACTGAAGGtttgttgggataccaaccgaggacccaatTTCACTTAGGAACGTGAGaacaaatcgattaggaagttccccacctcatgactcgatcattcgtacctactttcTTACCTAAATTATAatatcgggacgaaattccctctaacagggggatgatgtgacaacccgaaatttctaactTACATTCATCATTATAATTAAAGTTAGCTTCGTCttgctattttataatgaagttttgggtctaaAAGAGTGCTTAAAGATTTGTATATTTAAGTTATGTGTCGGAGGATGGATTAGATTGGGAGTAGTATTAGAAAAACGGGCCAAACTCACCAAAcctggtgtgtgcggccacacactagAGTGTgtggccagccagccgcacacaggccaaccacacacacctccaACCGCACACACCCTCCTATAATTActatccttggtcattttgatcatttcttacactCTTGCAAGGCTAGGActcaaaaatcctctcaagtatcatccggaaaggtaacatctttcaccaagaacaccaagaacaccatgttttctggcagcacacctggccgcacacatggccgcacacacgtgctggcagcacacctggccgcacacacacatatagtgtgtattttggccatacactcccttgtatagctttttaacccttcgtacaatcatttatggttgtaacacttcaatataagtgttcactagtccctaaggtggtcccaattcattaattaaattgttcataacactaattatattcatatatatgccaatatatgctaaataggattcgcgtgtgtactcaagccaccacttgatacttagcaactgatccaacattttcatcagaaccactcactacaggtgagttcataccccttaatcaatgttttaactattttcaaAAGttatatgggggggggggatacaattagaataatgctagttattatattaatcacatgtgattaataagcagcattcaaatggttggctactcattagctgttttatcaaacaatttacttcaaatgtttttcataaacactttatgtgtttaaaactccttattacactgtacattttactctgtatgttttatttgAGACTTACTTAcaattgtgattcaaacaaatgtttccttatactaaagttgttttatcaaacccataccttcaaaacgttttataaattgacatcaagtcgatcttttcttagataataattatgttcaaaggttttaaaaaacttattttatgcttttatattataaattgcatgcctttatatgtatagttatataagaaatgtttaaatgaCTTAGGatggctatccaccctatttccttttcgcgcttgagatgtggtctggtgggatatcgggtactcgtccaaaggtcatttaaatattagttatataacatatgtacatatatagtcataaaggcccttccagttcatcccatgcccttgggtagcaagggtatacatccatgtccatacgttccagttagattactagtaaactaccatatgggtagtttaggaagatactagaactattactagaacgcgatatcatactatgagtcagttcatttacgagtcaatacttactaccaaaagaacatatacaactatactagagaagaacatatacaactatactagaatgagaacatatacaacgataccagAACGATTACCTTACTATACTTGCtaaatagagagagaacacacattacagctagcacacgtggaacattacagtacactactatactattacatgatcacacttacataagtacaattacatgatcacacttacatgagtacgcttacatatacataccttttggtgtagcttgatgtcttcaagctttaagagcttagccccaatagtgtggaagcctcaaatggaatcacaaatcaccaaaacaccttggaagactttagagaatatggatacttggttctctctagtgaaattggctagccctcttagtgtacccacactagtgcccatttcaccaaccaaggacatctttatatagtgtggaggattagggttaaaccctaatacccatgacctttcatttcctaggatccatgggttaaggctccatggactatccatgaagacttagcccaacctaaaagaacttggcccactacacacacatatatatatatatatatatatatatatatatatatatatatatatatatatatatatatatatatatatatatatatatatatatatatatatatatatatatctaagagtccatatttaattagttcattttgatcacttaattaattataaattaattcttgatcaatactaattaaataatatgattatattaatatattagaacttataatatattaatatatatcataaatatactattctcaaaatactatccatataaattgtgccggtgaagtgcaacacaaatggaccatgccaggtcgggtcaagtacataccaaatatagttatggacttagacattaatccaacatgtttTCCCAtgtacattcacttcgtgaacattcacacgacgcacggtaatgtagaaactatatttttggttaatgatagtcatacctgggaaaatacatactcttacaagagacacacgcacagacactagatgccttagtagaaggctacattcagagcagttaggtcttggtagaagactacattgagaacagttaagtcttggtagaagactccttttgttactaataggaatcatagggatttctagggcttttcaaacgtttacagttgttttacaaacattttcatatatacagttcatttacattttcaatacttacaattcgtatacatacaaatacttacatttcaaatacatacaagtatttacatacaaattaagacactaaaatacttatgatctcaccagcttcaaagctgatactctctttcaaaattacttgtatcctcaggtcatcatagacaggtaccaatgcaaggattaaggaagatggagctcgttcaagactcatctttcattttgatttattcattagtgtctattatacatatcagaatacacttgtattaaaattatattattaatgcaatggatgatgttgttgcttgtttactacttttcattgttgtgatactgtacatgacgtcctccgccccagaacgtttccgccgtgacattattacttaaccaactaagcatttaatgaaacattaaatgcaaagtaaggaccaaaatgtcattttattgtatacagttagtggtaattaatgttcccttaatctgtgtgttttttgtctatAGACAATAATTTTAGGACAAATGGAGTATCATTTAAAAGAGTGACTCATTGCTCTGTGAAAATAGCTGAACCAACATCATTAATAAGAATCACATATAGGGCCTCGGTCTTATCTTGTGACTCATTCCTCTTATTAGACATTTGGACTCGAGAAATAGAATTACACACCCTCAGGTTACATTGAAGAAGGTGGCATTTCTTCTTAGAAATAACCCAGGGGTTCATATCCACCAACTCATCCACCAATTGCGACTACAAAACACGAACTATCCCATCAAAATCGTTTCACTCAAACCAAGAGTGAAAAATCCGAAACGGAGTTGGACCGTAATCAACACGGTGTTCTATCAAGAGAATGGGACGAGAATGGTGATATTACATTATATTAAACTTTATAGACTTAGTATTTCTGTGTATGCCCTTAGCTATCCCATTTAAATATGGGCTTTTTTGTATCAATCTAATCGCTAGTTAAATGTGTCTGGCAATGCTTTATGTCGGATAAAATAGTATCGTTACTTAAATATGTATCGTGATGATTTATGCTAGATAAGTAATACCACAAATACATCCATGCTTTATACCATATAAAGTAATGTCACTAACGCATGTGTGACGCTCGTGATTATGATcattttgttatattaaaaaaaacctaTCATCAGTGATTTTACTACATTTTTTCTACTATTTATCTGATAAACATTTTTCTTTGGTATTGTTGTTGAAGCAATGTCTCGAGTGGATTCACGATGGGTCCGTAATGATGACGATGGTTTCATCAAGAATCGTAAATTCCCGGTGAGGGATAAGGTTCATAGAAACGATTCTCAGTGAACCCGTGGTACTATAAGTCGTGATACCCAATATTTTCATGTTACCAATATCCCAGAATCTGTTAGAACTAAAGATTTGTGGAGGGTTTGTGCCTGATTGGGGAAAGTTGTGAATGTATTTATCTCGAATAAAAAGTTGTGTTTGGGTAAACGTTTTGGGTTTGTTAGATTCTCGGGTTTACGTAATGTTGATAAAATGGTTAAATAGTTATGCGATGTGTGGTTTGGTTATTATAAAATGTTTGCATTTATCCTATgttaccaaaaaaaaaagaaccCTATGTTGCTAACCATGCAGTTCACTCAAAAGTTGAGAAGCAAGAAAATACTGTAGATTTGTATGCGTGTTAAGAGGTAGTTCTAAGGCTGCAAAGTATAAATAACATATGGTGGGTATCATTGAAATCATTTCTTGAGATTTTATTGTAGAAAAAAGAAAACTAATGTGTCTGGTTAAGGATAGAGACTTTCATACATTACCTAAACTCTGTTTGTTATATGTTGATGAGGGTTTTGATGATTTCGATATTTGGAATATTGGTGGGTTATGGGTGATGTTGGAGTTCAAGACAAAGGAAGTATGTAAAAGTTTCATGTCTACTGATCCAATTGATCATTGGATCATGGAGAAGCGTGTGTGGAATAGGAATGTTGTTCTTATGGATCAGATTGTATAGGTTGATATTGAAAGAATTCCTTTACGTGCTTGAGCAAGTCCATGTTTAGGAAAATTATGGCCAAATGGGGAACTATTTTTCAACTTGTTGATGGGTTAGGTGGAGACATCTACAAGATTCAGGTTTGTATCTTGACAAGCTTTCGtgttttagagagtttttggattccAGAAATCGAGTTGTTCattgattctattcataattcgattttcttcactagaattcaagtagttttttctttctctctctataaaacTCAttcaaactcactttctctctctagaaaaactcaagatcttatCGATTGATCAAAGATGGTGTACTTGTCTTATGATTCTTGGGTTGTGATAATTGAAGATGTCAATACAAAGTAAACGAAAATTAATTATATGGATTATTGTTGAAAGGTGGCTTGATTTCATGGGATactatggtttcttatggaggtttgaaggataATCATAGAAGATTGATTTTTCAACCACTTTTGAAGATTGGATGCTTGGTTGAAATCTCCTTGATCATGGTATCTCAGAGTGAAAATCAAAAGGAAgcagaagaaagagatttgtttaaTAAGAAATACATTTATCTTATTGAAAACCCATATGATATTCATGTGCTTAAGTATGTTGGAGTTCAAGATTATGGAGTTCAGTGTGATGTTCTTAatgttcttgaagttcatgacaagaagattcaagttgattctcatgaagatgaaaaggttttttgctcgattggagttcagactgatgatattttgtgttcttgtgattcgtttgaaggaatgattccttatcgaaagctgctaatccatgaaattcacaaatatcaaactccatcCAAACTTGTCAAGTTGAAgttgtggaaagtgggtttgttcatgaattcAAATCTTCAAGTTCCAAGAAGATGAGAAAAAAGAAGTTTAAACGTAAAAACAAGCGGATttattcacaaaaatcatcaaatgTTGTGAATCCGAAATCCATGAagaaaatttgggttccaaagcaacaatctccaagtgttgcactgaatttgaagtcaaaacccgaAAGTGCTGATGGTTCTTATAAAGATGTTCTTAGATCGttaaagaacacgaagaacgagttgtacaacgTGCAtcatgggtggtacaatgttcaaattggagattttcttATTCCAACAAAATAACCAAGATATTcaaaatttgattcgttcattgCAAATGGAACTCAAATCGTCAAAAAAGTATCTCAAATTCTCATACGGATTTCAAAATGTCAATGATTTCGATTTGTGTTTTGCGTTTCTCATTTTTGATAACTTTGTctcattggatcaaatccgtTTCTACCACATTGATTGATCCAagtatttttgtttagatcaaaattccaaaaatcaaaatcaaattcaaattttttttcacTGTTCATCcaggatttttttttcatttcgaaGCCCAATCAAATCTAACTTGAGCCCAAACTCTAAATTTGTTACTGTTCATCGTTGATTCAACGAGCCCATTGTATCAACAAATCTGGTTATTCATTCTTAAAGTCAAAATCGAATTTAACTTTGATATTTTGGAATCATACTCCGACAGATTGTGTCTTGCAGTGAAAGCTAATTTCAATGTATAAGTTTGGTAATTGATTTGGAGTCGATTGTCTTAAGATTAGTATCAATGTTACATATGAAATCAAAAGCTTGTTTGACGGTTGATCTATGGAGTTGACATACGTTATTTTGAGGTCAAAATTGCATTGACTGGAGTCAATTTTGAGTAGATTTTGTTGCGTATGATAAATTATGATGCTGAGGTTTTCAAATCGATGAAGCATCAATAGTATAAAAATCGAATGTGTTGTTGATTCAACTTAAAATCGTTCTTGATTAGAAGTCAATGATGATTTTCGAAAGTCAAAATTCGTTGTCGATTTTGGGAAGAAGAAATCATACTGGTTTTTGTTAGACAGATTCTCTTCAATCTATGAATTCGACATTGAATTTGGTATGTGATTGGATAGCGAATAACTAATTTTattacaagagagagagagagagagagagagagagagagagaaataatcttTTCATTAGATTGGAAATGAATAAATCTCTACCATTTATATACAGATATCTAACTACCACAACTAAATAGAATGGTAAATTACAGAATTAACCCTTAACTATAACATAAGTACATAAAGTGACCAAATATACATTTCTATATCTAATATTCCCCCCTCAAGATGGAAGAGGAGAATATATATTCTTCAAAGACATCTTGGACATAAGAGGGAGGAACTTGGTAGATTGTAATGGTTTTGTGAATAAGTCTGCTAACTGAAATTGAGACTTAATGGGCATTAATCGAATAGTTTGATTAAGAACTCTTTCTCAAACAAAATGTAGATCTATCTCCAAATATTTGGTCCTTTCATGGAAAATCGGATTGGTAGCAATCTTGATGGCTGAATAATTATCACAGAATAATAATGTTGCTTCTTTAGTGTTAATATCAAAATCTCGTAACAATTGTCTCAACCAAATTATCTCACAAGTAGTAGAAGCAATAGCTATATACTTGGCTTCAGCTGAAGATCGAGATATAGTAGCTTGTTTCTTAGATTTCCATGAAACTAGAGAATCTCCAAGAAATATGCAAAACCAGTAATGGAGCGTCTTGAGTCTAAACATTTACCCCAATCTGCATCACAAAAAGCTCTTAATTGGAAACTAGATTTAGCAAATAAGAAAATTCCTTGACCAGGATTTTGTTTCAAATACATCACCAGATGACATGCAGCTTGATAATGAGGAATTCTTGGAGAAGACATGAATTGAGATAATTTCTGAACTGAAAAAGAAATGGCTGGCCGTGTTATATTTAAGTATAGCAATCGACCCACATGATCTCCTATATCGTGCATGATCATCGAATAGATCACCGTTATCACTTTGCAAATTATTTCTAGGATCCATAGGAGTAGAAACAGGTTTGGCTGCTaggaaacccaaatcctcaattAGCTGTAGTGTATAATTTCTTTGTGAAACAAAAATTCCTTCTTTGGATTTAGCCACTTCTAATCCTAAGAAATATCCCAGAGAACCCAAATCCTTTAACTTGAATTTGGCACTTAATTTCTGCTTAAGAAGATTGATTTCTGTATTTGATGATCCAATAATCAAGACATCATCCACATATACTAAAAGAGCAACATAAGTGGATTCTGATCCTTTGAAAACCAAAGAATAATCCGACTTTCATTGTGTAAACCCCAAAAATAACATGAATGAAAAAAATTTCTCAAACCATTATCTTGAAGCTTGTCTGAGACCATATATTGATTTATTGAGTTTACATGCCAAAGAAACATTTTTTGGGTATTTGTCCTTCTGAAGTTTGAAACCAGGTGGTATCTCCATGAAAACTTCTTCTTTTAGATCTCCATTGAGGAAAGCATTATTGACATCTAATTTGACTAAGTTCCATGACTTGGCAGCAACAATAGCAAGGAGCATCTTGATAGTTACTAACTTACCAACAAGGGTATATGTGTCAAAAAAAATCTACTCCTTCTTGCTGACTAAAAGTGCTAACATATGCCAAAGTAGAAACATATGTCAAACATCCAAAACTTCTTAATTGAGAATAAGAAGAATATTTACCAAATAATCTTTGATATGGAGTATTGTGGTGTAAACTTTAAAAGGTAGACGATTAATGAGATAAGCAGCAGTCAAAATACATTCACTCCATAGATTCAAAGGTAAATTTGACTGAAAACATAATGCTCTAGCCACATTAGGCAAATGTTGATGTTTTCTGTGCACCACAGAATTTTGTTGCAAGTACAATTAGGTCTAAAATTGACAAATTCATCAGTAATCGTTTTGAGTTTTGTGAAGTAAGTAGAAATAGAATCTTGATTCTAACTAAGATTCAACAATTCtcttaaaatttgaaaaattatcgGTCCATTACTCTCCTGGAAACGATCTTTCAAATCGTTCCAGATTTCAAAAGCACTTTCAGTAAACATGATACTAGCTTAAATTTCTTTGGAAACTGAGTTTAAAATCCAAGAAATTACCAATTTATTGTTATGCATCCATGCATTGAAGTTAGAAATTTCAGATGAGCTTGGCTTTGGAAGATATCCGTCAATAAATCCAGTCTTATTCTTAACAGATAAAGCGATCTGCATTGCTTAAATCCATGAATTGTAATTTTCACCAGTAAGCAATTGTGAAACAAGAACAAATCCTGGACTATCGGAATGGTGAAGATAATATGGATGTGTTCTATCATCCATAGGATAGATCCAGAACTAGAACCAGAATTGGTTGACATGATGAAACAACACAATCAACGAAGAAAAGAGGAAAAAAATTGATTGAAAACAAAGATCGAGAAGAAAAGATTCAATCAAGATATGaaaacaaacttctcaaataccatattatgagagagagagagagagaaataataTTTTCATTAGATTGAAAATGAATACATCTCTACCATTTATATACAGACACCTAACTACCACAACTAACTAGAAtggtaaattacaaaattaaccgTCAACTATAACATAAGTACATAAAGTGACCAAATATACATTTCTGTATCTAATAGATTTCAATTTTGGTTGGGGTCGTATTTCGATTATATTGAAGATTTGGAAATGAAGGTTTTATTTTGAAGAATGGTTTGTGAATGTGGAGTTGAGACCGAAGGTTACGTTTTGGGACAATGTCGAACAAAAAATTGTGTTGGGTAGACTTGATAATGAAGGCTTCCTTATGGGTAACTCAAGTTGGATTTCGCTTCGAGCCAAAATTAAAAGTGACGAACACAAAAGAAGAATTGATGGTTGAATGCTTTGAAATTGGAACATGTATTAGAAATCGAAGGGTTGGAATGGTTTTATTGGAATCAATTGGGGTTGTTGATTAATGATTTTGGAGTCAATTATTGAAGCCTTGGGGATTGATATTGATGTTTTGGGTTGATTGAAATCAAAGATTGAGTATTGAGAACGAAGGGCCAATGTCGATGGTGGAAATTTTGATTTCGGATGTTTTTAGATTAATGAGATCGAAGGTCGAGAAATTGAAGTGAATAAGAGCGTTGATGGGTTCATGTTCGAAGGGTTATGGTTTGACAGAGAAGGAGTGACAGTAGAGAAGGATTATGATCGGTGTCGATTGATATTGATTAAAAGCGAAGgaatgatttttttattataaatgactACTCTAAATTGTTGTTGAGGACTCATGAGTGATTCGTTATTGATGACCATTTGTGTTTCGATAACAAAGGGTTGAGTTAAAAAACGAAGGGTTGGAATAGATAGTTGTTCGTTAGCGAAGGGCTGTGCTTTGTTGATGAGGTTTGAAGATGAAAAGCGAACATACCCTTACTGTGAAACGAAGTGAAGAAGAAAACAAATAGTTTCAATTCGGTTCCCTGATCTTTCAATTATTTGGCAATTTTCACCCACATTCGACATTGAAGTGAAAACAATATGTGAAGAATGAATATGTTACTTATTTAGTC
The genomic region above belongs to Lactuca sativa cultivar Salinas chromosome 4, Lsat_Salinas_v11, whole genome shotgun sequence and contains:
- the LOC111910833 gene encoding uncharacterized mitochondrial protein AtMg00810-like, with amino-acid sequence MQIALSVKNKTGFIDGYLPKPSSSEISNFNAWMHNNKLLVTIKMLLAIVAAKSWNLVKLDVNNAFLNGDLKEEVFMEIPPGFKLQKDKYPKNVSLSDYSLVFKGSESTYVALLVYVDDVLIIGSSNTEINLLKQKLSAKFKLKDLGSLGYFLGLEVAKSKEGIFVSQRNYTLQLIEDLGFLAAKPVSTPMDPRNNLQSDNGDLFDDHARYRRSCGSIAILKYNTASHFFFSSEIISIHVFSKNSSLSSCMSSDWGKCLDSRRSITGFAYFLEIL